The Azospirillum lipoferum 4B genomic sequence TGATCGAAAGCTTCACCGCCGCGCGCGCCTATGGTGTTGAGGATGCCGTGCTTGCCTCGTTGGCGGAAACCTTCCCTGGCATCGATTGGGAGCAGACTGGGGCCTATATCTTCCAGCGGGTGATCCAGCATGGTGCCCGCCGGGCGGAGGAGATGCGCGAGGTGGCGCAGACGGTGCGCGAGGTCGGCCTCGATCCCTGGTCGGCGGCCGGCACCGCCGAGCGTCAGGCCTGGATCGCCGAACTGGCCGGACAGGGCGTCTTCGGATCGAGGGACGGTGACGGCTTCGCAAAGTCCGAGGATTGGCGCGCCGAAGCTGACCGAATCCTTGCTCATCGCCGATCATGAAGGTTCGGAAGAGCGGCTGGGAACCATCGCCACAAGATCGAAGTGGCGCACGAGGTCGATCAGGATGAGAAAGCTTGGAACCACGGCGACCACCCGGCGGCTTCGTCCGACCGCCTCGAGAGCGACATCGGTCGCTCCACGGAATCTGGATCCGTCATGGGACATCGGCGCGTGGTCGAGCGCACAAATCCGGTCGATGTCCAGCGGTGCGTCGCCGGCGGATGCGCAGGTCGTCGAACATCCGGCACCGGTCGAGGGGCAGCCGGCGCGTGTCGCCTGGCACGGCTGGGCCGTCCCGGAAGGAAGCTCGAAAACACATGGCAAGACTTGCTGTTTTGGGACTGGGCGCCATGGAAAGCCGCATCGTCCATTAAGAACAGCCGCGGTGCGCTGGCGACCCAAGCGGGACCGGCAGAAAATGGCGCACAGGTTCCGCCCGTTACAGACCGTAACATGAAAGCCGCTACCGGACATCGACAGGTTACAGTCAAGCCTTAGCTTTTCCGGAACAGACATGAGAGTCGCCAGTTTCAAAAGGAAGATCTGGAAATGATCGGCCAGTCCTACGATTGCGCCAGGATCCGTCCCGTCGAGAGGAGCGGTCTGCTTTCCGTCCGGCCGGGACGATTGCCGGTGCTCGGCATCGGTGCAGCGCTTCTGCTTCTTACCGCCTGCCAGGAAACAGGCGGCCAGGGAGGGAGTTCCGCTCAGGGAGCCCCGTCGGCCCCGCCGCAGGGGGTGACCGCCGTGATCCTGCATCCTCATCCGGTTCCGGTGGTGACGGAGTTGCCCGGCCGGGTCACCGCCTTCCAGACCGCCGAGGTGCGGCCACAGGTCGGCGGCGTGATCCGCGACCGGCTGTTCACCGAGGGGCAGCCGGTGACGGCGGGACAGCCGCTCTACCAGATCGACCCGGCCAGCTATCAGGCGGCGCTCAACAGCGCCATCGCCGCCCAGCAGAAGGCGGAGGCCGCGACTGCGTCGGCCCAGCTGACCGTCAACCGCTATCAGCCGCTGGCGAAGGAGAAGGCGGTCAGCCAGCAGGATCTGGACACCGCGATCGCCACGCTGCGCCAGGGGCAGGCCGATGTCGCCGCGGCGAAGGCGAATGTCGAAACAGCGCGCATCAATCTGGAATACACCAAGGTGCGCTCGCCGATCTCCGGCCGCACCGGCCGCTCGTCGGTGACGCCCGGCGCGCTGGTCACCGCCGGCCAGACCACCTCGATGGTCACCGTGACCCAGCTCGACCCCATCTATGTCGACGTGACCCAGCCCAGCTCCGCTCTGCTCGGCCTGCGGCGCGATCTGGCCGCCGGCCGCATCCAGGGAGCCGCCGCCGGCCAAGCGGAGGTCCGGCTGGTGCTGGAGGATGGGCGCGAGTACGACCGGCCCGGCACGCTGCAATTTTCCGAGGTGACCGTCGATCAGACCACCAGCTCGGTCACCCTGCGCGCGGTGTTTCCCAACCCGGACGGGCTGCTGATGCCCGGCATGTATGTGCGGGAAAAGCTGCGGCAGGCCACCGACCCCAATGCCTTCCTGGTCCCGCAGCAGGCGGTCTCCCGGAATTCCCACGGGCAGGCCATCGTCCAGGTGATCAAGGCCGACGGCAGCGCGGAAGCGCGGCCGGTGACGACCGACCGCACACAGGGCAGCAAATGGGTGGTCACCGACGGCCTGTCCGACGGCGACCGCGTGGTGGTCGAAGGGCTGCAGAAGATTCGCCCCGGCGTGAAGCTGGCGGCGACCGACCTCACCGAGGAGCAGTTCGACCAGCGTGCGGTGGCGGCCCTGCCTTCCTCCACCCAGCCGGCCCGTTAGGAGACCGTCCATGGCCCGTTTCTTCATCGACCGGCCGGTCTTCGCCTGGGTGTTGGCCATCGTCATCATGCTGGCCGGCCTTCTCGCCCTGCGGACGCTGCCGGTGGCGCAATACCCGTCGGTGGCGCCGCCCGCCATCTCCGTCTCGGCCAGCTATCCCGGCGCATCCGCCGAAACCGTGCAGAACACCGTCGTCCAGCCGATCGAACAGCAGCTGAGCGGTCTCGACAACCTGCTCTACTTCTCGTCCGAATCGAACAAGGACGGCAGCATCACCGTCACCCTGTATTTCGCCCAGGGGACCAACCCCGACACTGCGCAGGTGCAGGTGCAGAACAAAGTGACGCTGGCCGAATCCCGCCTGCCGGAAACGGTGCGCAACCAGGGCATCCGCGTTGCGAAGGCGACCAAGAATTTCCTGATGGTCGTGGGGTTCTATTCGACCGACGGCAGCATGTCGTCGAACGACCTGTCCGACTTCGTCGCCTCCTCCATCCAGGATCCGCTGAGCCGCACCGCCGGCGTCGGCGACTATCAGCTGTTCGGCGCCCAGTATGCGATGCGCATCTGGCTCGATCCCGACAAGCTCAACAAATACGCCCTGATGCCGTCCGACGTGCAGAGCGCCATCACGGCCCAGAACGTCCAGATCGCTTCGGGCGAACTCGGCGCCCTCCCGTCCCGGCCGGGGCAGCAGTTGAACGCCACCGTCATCGGTCCGTCCTATCTGCAAACGCCGGGGCAGTTCGGCAAGATCCTGCTGAAGGTGCAGTCCGACGGGTCCCAGGTCCTGTTGCGCGACGTCGCGACGATCGAGCTGGGCGGCGAAAACTATACGATGAACACCCGTTACAACGGCATGCCGGCGGCGGGCATCGCGGTCAAGCTGGCCAGCGGCGCCAACGCGCTGAACACCGCGACCGCGGTGCGCCAGACCATCGAGAACCTGCGCCCGTCCTTCCCGGCCGGCGTCGAGGTGACCTATCCCTACGACACCACGCCCTTCGTTCAGCTGTCGATCGAAGAGGTGGTGAAGACGCTGGTCGAAGCCATCGTGCTGGTCTTCCTGGTGATGCTGCTGTTCCTGCAGAATTTCAGGGCCACGCTGATCCCGACCATCGCGGTGCCCGTCGTGCTGCTCGGCACCTTCGCGGTGCTGGCGGCCTTCGGCTATTCCATCAACACGCTGACCATGTTCGGCATGGTGCTGGCCATCGGCCTGCTGGTCGACGACGCCATCGTCGTCGTCGAGAATGTCGAGCGCGTGATGGAGGAGGAGCATCTGTCGCCGCTGGAGGCAACGCGCAAGTCGATGGACCAGATCACCGGCGCACTGGTCGGCGTCGCCATGGTGCTGGCCGCCGTCTTCCTGCCGATGGCCTTCTTCGGCGGCTCGACCGGCGTGATCTACCGTCAGTTCTCCATCACCATCGCCACCTCGATGCTGCTATCGGTCGGCGTCGCCATCGTCTTCACCCCGGCGCTCTGCGCCACGCTGCTGAAACAGCCCGATCACGACAGGACCTCGCGCGGCTTCGCCGGCTGGTTCAACCGCAACTTCGACCGCGGCAACCGGGCCTATGTGCGCGGACTGGGCGGCGTCCTGAAGCGGCCCATGCGCTTCCTGCTGGTCTATGGCCTGATCGTGGCCGGACTGGCGGTGGTGTTCCTGCGCATCCCCACCTCCTTCCTGCCGGACGAGGACCAGGGCGTGATGTTCATCCAGGTCACTACCTCGCCCGGCGCCACGCTGGAGCGGACCGAACAGGCGTTGGGCCAGGTGCGCGACTATCTTCTCAAGGACGAGGGCGCGCTGGTGCGGTCGGTCTTCACGGTGTCGGGCTTCAACTTCAGCGGCCGTGGCCAGAATTCCGGCATCGCCTTCATCAGTCTGAAGGACTGGTCCGTCCGTCCGGGTGCGGCAAGCAAGGTTCAATCCCTGGCCGGCCGGGTCATGGGGCGCTTCGCTGGCTATCAGGACGCGATGATCTTCGGCTTCGCGCCGCCCGCCATCAGCGAGCTGGGCAACGCCGCCGGCTTCGATTTCGAACTGATCGCGCGCAGCGGCGTGACGCACGAGGAACTGGTGGCCGCGCGCAACCAGCTGCTGGGAATGGCGGCGCAAAGCCCGCTGCTGATGGCCGTCCGCCCCAACGGGCTGAATGACGAGGCGCAATACCGTCTGGTCATCGACTGGCCGCATGCCAAGGCCCTGGGGCTGTCGGTGAGCGACGTGACCAGCACCATCTCGTCGGCCTGGGGCCAGAGCTACGTCAACGATTTCCTCGACCGCGGCCGCATCAAGCGCGTCTACATGCAGGGCAACGCCGACTCCCGCTCCGATCCGGGCGACCTGTCGCGCTGGTTCATCCGCAACTCCAGCGGCTCGATGATCCCGCTGTCGGCCTTCGCCCATGCCGAATGGACCTACGGCGCGCCCAAGCTGGAACGCTACAACGGCGCCGCCTCGATGGAGATCCTGGGTCAGGCCGCCCCCGGCCAGAGCAGCGGCACGGCCATGGCGGAAATGGCCCGGCTCGCCTCGCAGCTGCCGCCCGGCATCGGCTTCGACTGGACCGGCACCTCCTACGAGGAACGGCAATCGGGCGCGCAGGCCCCGGCGCTCTACGCGCTGTCGCTGCTGGTCGTGTTCCTCTGCCTGGCGGCGCTGTACGAGAGCTGGTCGATCCCGGCGGCGGTGCTGCTGGTGGTGCCGCTCGGCGTCTTCGGCGCGGTGATGGCCACCTGGAGCCGCGGCTTGTCGAACGACGTCTATTTCCAGGTCGGCCTGCTGACCACCATCGGCCTGTCGGCCAAGAACGCCATCCTGATCGTCGAGTTCGCCAAGGAGAGCTTCGACCGGGGCCAGACGCTGGTGGAGGCGGCCATCGGCGCCGCGGGCCAGCGCCTGCGGCCGATCCTGATGACCTCGCTGGCCTTCACGTTTGGCGTGGTGCCCCTCGCCATCGCCAGCGGGGCCGGCTCGGGCGGGCAGAACGCCATCGGCACGGCGGTGGTCGGCGGCACGGTGGCCGCGACGCTGCTGGCCCTGATCTTCGTTCCGATCTTCTTCGTCGTCGTGCTGAAGCTGTTCCGCGTGAAGCCGTCCCGGCTGGCGCAGTCCGGCGAAGCGGCGGCATCCCCTCCAATCGGCCCGGACGCTCTGGCCGACGGCCATCGTTGAGCGGCGGTGACAAGACCATGACCCACAGATTCGTTCCCTTCGCTGCCCCTCTCGCCGCCGCGCTGCTGCTGGCCGGCTGTTCCCTGGTGCCCGACTTCGTCCTGCCGGATCCGCCGGTTCCGGCCGCCTGGCCGGACGGGCCGGCCTACCGGAGCCCGCCCGCCACATCCGTATCCGCCCCGGCGCCCGCGGGCACCGATCCGGCGCGCTCCGCCGACGCCATCGGCTGGCGCGAGGTGATGCGCGATCCCAAGCTGCAGAAGCTGATCGAGACCGCGCTGGCGAACAACCGCGACCTGCGTGTCGCCATGCTGAACGTCCAGTCGGCGGAGGCCGATTACCGCGCCCAGCGTGGCGACCTGTTCCCGACGATCTCCGGCAGCGGATCCGCCAGCTGGTCGCGCGTGCCGGCCGCGACCACGTCCGCCGGCTCGGCGCTGGGCAAGACGGCGGGGGTGGAATCGCGCTCCTACAGCGCCGGGATCGGCTTCACCTCCTATGAGCTGGATCTGTTCGGTCGCGTCCGCGCGCTGACCGAACAGGCGTTCGAGCAGTATCTCGGCTATGAAGAGACGCGGCGCAGCACCCAGATCTCGCTGGTGGCGCAGGTGGCGACCGGCTATCTGACCCTGCTCGCCGACCGCTCGCTGCTGGATCTGACCCGGCAGACGCTGGACAGCCAGAACGCCTCCTATCAGCTGACGCGCAAGAGCTTCGAAGCCGGCAATGCCACCGAGCTGACCCTGCGGCAGGCGCAGACCTCGGTGGACAGCGCGCGGGCCAATCTTGCGCTCTACACCCGGCAGGTGGCGCAGGACGAGAATGCGCTGGCCCTGCTGCTGGGCCAGCCCCTGCCGCAGGACATCGCTTCCGGCGCATCGCTGGATGCCCAGCCGGTGCTGACCGACCTGCCGGCGGGCCTTCCCTCCAGCGTCCTGTTGCGCCGCCCGGACGTGATGGCGGCCGAACACAATCTGCGGGCGGCCAATGCCGACATCGGGGCGGCCCGCGCCGCCTTCTTCCCGTCGCTGACGCTGACCGCCAGGGCCGGCACCGCCGCCTCCGGTATCCAGTCTCTGTTCGCCCCCGGCTCCTCCAATTGGAGCTTCGCCCCGTCGCTCAACATTCCGATCTTCTCGGCCGGCGTGAACGAGGCGAACCTCGACCTCGCCAAGGTCAGGAAGGACATCCAGGTGGCGACCTACGAGAAGACGGTACAGACCGCCTTCCGCGAGGTGGCCGACGCGCTGGCCGCCCGCAGCACCTATGACGACCAGATCGCGGCGCAGCAGTCGCTCGTCGATGCCTACGCCCGCTCCTATCAGCTGTCGGAGATGCGGTTCCGCAGCGGGGCCGACAATTACCTGACGACCCTGGATGCGCAACGCTCGCTCTATTCGGCACAGCAGACTCTGATCTCGCTGAAGGCCGCGAGACTGGAGAATCTCGTCACCCTCTACAAGGTTCTGGGCGGAGGCTGGCAGTAGCGTACCGCCACTGGCCGGGGTCGTTTGTCAAGCGTTCCAATGGCGGATTCATCGAGGTGGCAGGCTTGCCATGGCGAGCCTGCGCATCATGCCGCCAGGGACTTTCCGATGCTGGCTTCTGCGCATCATTCGGCTCTGTTGCAAAGTTATCCGGCAGGCGGCGAAATGGCTGGACGTTGGAGCGAACCAAGCCGTGTCGGACGTCAAGGGGCGCCATGTGAGGGTGAGATCGTGCTCTGGGCGGTGCGCTGGTACTGCCGATATGGCGTCAGCTATCGCGACCTCGAACAGATGGTGATGCGGGCGCTCCGCAAAGGTCAAGCGTCCAGCTTCAACATCAC encodes the following:
- a CDS encoding efflux transporter outer membrane subunit, producing MTHRFVPFAAPLAAALLLAGCSLVPDFVLPDPPVPAAWPDGPAYRSPPATSVSAPAPAGTDPARSADAIGWREVMRDPKLQKLIETALANNRDLRVAMLNVQSAEADYRAQRGDLFPTISGSGSASWSRVPAATTSAGSALGKTAGVESRSYSAGIGFTSYELDLFGRVRALTEQAFEQYLGYEETRRSTQISLVAQVATGYLTLLADRSLLDLTRQTLDSQNASYQLTRKSFEAGNATELTLRQAQTSVDSARANLALYTRQVAQDENALALLLGQPLPQDIASGASLDAQPVLTDLPAGLPSSVLLRRPDVMAAEHNLRAANADIGAARAAFFPSLTLTARAGTAASGIQSLFAPGSSNWSFAPSLNIPIFSAGVNEANLDLAKVRKDIQVATYEKTVQTAFREVADALAARSTYDDQIAAQQSLVDAYARSYQLSEMRFRSGADNYLTTLDAQRSLYSAQQTLISLKAARLENLVTLYKVLGGGWQ
- a CDS encoding efflux RND transporter permease subunit — translated: MARFFIDRPVFAWVLAIVIMLAGLLALRTLPVAQYPSVAPPAISVSASYPGASAETVQNTVVQPIEQQLSGLDNLLYFSSESNKDGSITVTLYFAQGTNPDTAQVQVQNKVTLAESRLPETVRNQGIRVAKATKNFLMVVGFYSTDGSMSSNDLSDFVASSIQDPLSRTAGVGDYQLFGAQYAMRIWLDPDKLNKYALMPSDVQSAITAQNVQIASGELGALPSRPGQQLNATVIGPSYLQTPGQFGKILLKVQSDGSQVLLRDVATIELGGENYTMNTRYNGMPAAGIAVKLASGANALNTATAVRQTIENLRPSFPAGVEVTYPYDTTPFVQLSIEEVVKTLVEAIVLVFLVMLLFLQNFRATLIPTIAVPVVLLGTFAVLAAFGYSINTLTMFGMVLAIGLLVDDAIVVVENVERVMEEEHLSPLEATRKSMDQITGALVGVAMVLAAVFLPMAFFGGSTGVIYRQFSITIATSMLLSVGVAIVFTPALCATLLKQPDHDRTSRGFAGWFNRNFDRGNRAYVRGLGGVLKRPMRFLLVYGLIVAGLAVVFLRIPTSFLPDEDQGVMFIQVTTSPGATLERTEQALGQVRDYLLKDEGALVRSVFTVSGFNFSGRGQNSGIAFISLKDWSVRPGAASKVQSLAGRVMGRFAGYQDAMIFGFAPPAISELGNAAGFDFELIARSGVTHEELVAARNQLLGMAAQSPLLMAVRPNGLNDEAQYRLVIDWPHAKALGLSVSDVTSTISSAWGQSYVNDFLDRGRIKRVYMQGNADSRSDPGDLSRWFIRNSSGSMIPLSAFAHAEWTYGAPKLERYNGAASMEILGQAAPGQSSGTAMAEMARLASQLPPGIGFDWTGTSYEERQSGAQAPALYALSLLVVFLCLAALYESWSIPAAVLLVVPLGVFGAVMATWSRGLSNDVYFQVGLLTTIGLSAKNAILIVEFAKESFDRGQTLVEAAIGAAGQRLRPILMTSLAFTFGVVPLAIASGAGSGGQNAIGTAVVGGTVAATLLALIFVPIFFVVVLKLFRVKPSRLAQSGEAAASPPIGPDALADGHR
- a CDS encoding efflux RND transporter periplasmic adaptor subunit, whose product is MILHPHPVPVVTELPGRVTAFQTAEVRPQVGGVIRDRLFTEGQPVTAGQPLYQIDPASYQAALNSAIAAQQKAEAATASAQLTVNRYQPLAKEKAVSQQDLDTAIATLRQGQADVAAAKANVETARINLEYTKVRSPISGRTGRSSVTPGALVTAGQTTSMVTVTQLDPIYVDVTQPSSALLGLRRDLAAGRIQGAAAGQAEVRLVLEDGREYDRPGTLQFSEVTVDQTTSSVTLRAVFPNPDGLLMPGMYVREKLRQATDPNAFLVPQQAVSRNSHGQAIVQVIKADGSAEARPVTTDRTQGSKWVVTDGLSDGDRVVVEGLQKIRPGVKLAATDLTEEQFDQRAVAALPSSTQPAR